In one Bombyx mori chromosome 4, ASM3026992v2 genomic region, the following are encoded:
- the LOC692906 gene encoding signal peptidase complex subunit 2, with product MSETAEAAKINKWDGAAAKNAVDDAIREVMTGDLKCKESFALIDGRLFLCALAVGVALYALLWDYLYPFPQSRLVLIICVSSYFILMGILTLYTTFKEKGIFVVAKEKVGNNTRVWEASSYVKKHDDKYNLVIVMRDTNGNTREASVTKSFANFIDVNGTVVQNIVSNEITKLYHSLSSEKKEK from the exons ATGTCTGAAACGGCGGAG GCTGCAAAGATCAACAAATGGGATGGTGCTGCAGCAAAAAATGCTGTTGATGATGCTATTAGAGAG gtAATGACTGGAGACTTAAAATGCAAGGAAAGCTTTGCTCTAATTGACGGTAGACTGTTCCTCTGTGCTCTGGCTGTTGGTGTGGCCCTTTACGCACTGCTATGGGATTATCTTTATCCATTCCCTCAATCAAG ACTGGTTCTAATCATCTGTGTGTCATCATATTTCATACTGATGGGTATTTTGACCCTCTACACTACATTCAAAGAGAAGGGCATCTTTGTGGTAGCCAAGGAGAAGGTTGGAAATAACACCAGGGTCTGGGAAGCCAGTTCTTATGTAAAGAA acACGACGATAAATACAATCTCGTAATTGTTATGCGAGACACGAATGGCAACACTCGTGAGGCATCCGTGACCAAGTCGTTTGCCAACTTCATCGACGTGAACGGCACTGTAGTTCAAAACATTGTATCTAATGAGATCACCAAGCTGTACCACAGCCTCTCATCTGAGAAGAAGGAAAAGTAA